The DNA window GCCACCTGTCATTAGTCCATTATAGCACTAGCGTGGCCACCTGTCATTGGTCCATTATAGCACTAGTGTGGCCAGCTGTCATTAGTCCCTTATAGCACTAGTGTGGCCACCTGTCATTAGTCCATTATAGCACTAGCATGGCCACCTGTCATTAGTCCCTTATAGCACTAGCATGGCCACCTGTCATTAGTCCCTTATAGCACTAGCGTGGCCACCTGTCATTAGTCCATTATAGCACTAGCGTGGCCACCTGTCATTGGTCCATTATAGCACTAGCCTGGCCACCTGTCATTAGTCCATTATAGCACTAGCGTGGCCACCTGTCATTGGTCCATTATAGCACTAGCGTGGCCAGCTGTCATTAGTCCCTTATAGCACTAGTGTGGCCACCTGTCATTAGTCCATTATAGCACTAGCATGGCCACCTGTCATTAGTCCCTTATAGCACTAGTGTGGCCAGCTGTCATTAGTCCCTTATAGCACTAGTGTGGCCACCTGTCATTAGTCCATTATAGCACTAGCGTGGCCACCTGTCATTGGTCCATTATAGCACTAGCCTGGCCACCTGTCATTGGTCCATTATAGCACTAGCATGGCCACCTGTCATTAGTCCCTTATAGCACTAGTGTGGCCACCTGTCATTAGTCCCTTATAGCACAAGTGTGGCCACCTGTCATTGGTCCATTATAGCACTAGCCTGGCCACCTGTCATTGGTCCATTATAGCACTAGCATGGCCACCTGTCATTAGTCCCTTATAGCACTAGCCTGGCCACCTGTCATTAGTCCCTTGTAGCACTAGCGTGGCCACCTGTCATAAGTCCCTTGTAGCACTAGCTTGGCCACCTGTTATTGGTCCGTTATAGCACTAGCGTGGCCACCTGTCATAAGTCCCTTGTAGCACTAACTTGGCCACCTGTTATTGGTCCGTTATAGCACTAGCCTGGCCACCTGTCATTGGTCCGTTATAGCACTAGCGTGGCCACCTGTCATTAGTCCCTTGTAGCACTAGCGTGGCCACCTGTCATAAGTCCCTTGTAGCACTAGCTTGGCCACCTGTTATTGGTCCGTTATAGCACTAGCGTGGCCACCTGTCATAAGTCCCTTGTAGCACTAACTTGGCCACCTGTTATTGGTCCGTTATAGCACTAGCTTGGCCACCTGTCATTGGTCCGTTATAGCACTAGCGTGGCCACCTGTCATTAGTCCCTTGTAGCACTAGCTTGGCCACCTGTCATTGGTCCCTTATAGCACTAGTGTGGCCACCTGTCATTAGTCCCTCGTAGCACTAGCTTGGCCACCTGTCATTGGTCCGTTATAGCACTAGCGTGGCCACCTGTCATTGGTCCGTTATAGCACTAGCGTGGCCACCTGTCATTAGTCCCTTGTAGCACTAGCTTGGCCACCTGTCATTAGTCCCTTATAGCACTAGCATGGCCACCTGTCATTAGTCCCTTGTGGCACTAGCGTGGCCACCTGTCATTAGTCCGTTGTAGCACTAGTTTGGCCACCTGTCATTGGTCCATTATAGCACTAGCCTGGCCACCTGTCATTAGTCCCTTATAGCACTAGCCTGGCCACCTGTCATTAGTCCCTTGTAGCACTAGCGTGGCCACCTGTCATAAGTCCCTTGTAGCACTAGCTTGGCCACCTGTTATTGGTCCGTTATAGCACTAGCTTGGCCACCTGTTATTGGTCCGTTATAGCACTAGCGTGGCCACCTGTCATTAGTCCCTTTTGGACTAGTGTGGCCACCTGTCATTAGTCCCTTATAGCACTAGCGTGGCAAGCTGTCATTAGTCCCTTGTAGCACTAGCGTGGCCACCTGTCATTGGTCCCTTATAGCACTAGCGTGGCAAGCTGTCATTAGTCCCTTGTGGCACTAGCGTGGCCACCTGTCATTAGTCCCTTATAGCACAAGTGTGGCCACCTGTCATTGGTCCATTATAGCACTAGCCTGGCCACCTGTCATTAGTCCCTTATAGCACTAGCATGGCCACCTGTCATTAGTCCCTTGTAGCACTAGTTTGGCCACCTGTTATTGGTCCGTTATAGCACTAGCCTGGCCACCTGTCATTAGTCCCTTGTAGCACTAGCGTGGCCACCTGTCATAAGTCCCTTATAGCACTAGTGTGGCCACCTGTCATTAGTCCCTTGTAGCACTAGTTTGGCCACCTGTTATTGGTCCGTTATAGCACTAGCCTGGCCACCTGTCATTAGTCCCTTGTAGCACTAGCGTGGCCACCTGTCATAAGTCCCTTGTAGCACTAGCTTGGCCACCTGTTATTGGTCCGTTATAGCACTAGCGTGGCCACCTGTCATAAGTCCCTTGTAGCACTAGCTTGGCCACCTGTAATTGGTCCGTTATAGCACTAGTGTGACCACCTGTCATTGGTCCGTTATAGCACTAGTGTGACCACCTGTCATTAGTCCCTTTTAGCACTAGCGTGGCCACCTGTCATTAGTCCCTTATAGCACTAGCCTGCCTACCTGTCATTGGTCCCTTTGTTCCCCAGCTATTTGTCAGCCTGTCATAAATTAAATGCTTTTTTCCCTGCTGATGTAATCTGCTGATAGCCAGTGGTAAGAATGGAAGCCTAGGAAAGGTACCAAAAGttcttcattttttgtttttttttaggaaacaAAAAGAGGGTAATTATGACTTGGTCTCTGGTACAAGATACAGGGGCAATGGTGGCGTGTTTGGATGGGACCTAAAGAGAAAACTGATTAGGTAGGTGACAATAATTACCCTACTGTTTACCTGTCATGTCTTGTAAAATGAAAACTCAATCTGTACATTTGTCTGCTTCAAATGATTGAAATACTGTATTTATGACAAAGGTCATTAAGCAACCATCAGGTATCTGGTTGCGTAATGACTTGGGAAGGTTGGCTTGGTTGTCTAATGAATAAATACCACCAAACCCCCCGTACCATTCCTTGCTTGGTTTCTAGTACAACATATGGAGGTATAGGTGTTTTGTTTGCCTGGGACAAACAATTATAAAACCTAAGCTTTGTTTTGCCAATAAATCTGAAGTGTGTAGAAGGATAACAAGGAGGGTTTTTGGTGTCAATTCCTGTACCCTCCATTCCCTTACTCCCTCCCCCATCTCCTACTCAACCTAATCCCTGTCCCCAGCTTTCCCTCACTCCCCATTCCCCAGCTTCCCCTCACTCCCCATTCCCCAGCTTCCCCTCACTCCCCATTACCCAGCTTTCCCTCACTCCCCATTACCCAGCTTCCCTCACTCCCCATTCGCCAGCTTCCCCTCACTCCCCATTCCCCAGCTTTCCCTCACTCCCCATTCCCCAGCTTCCCCTCACTCCCCATTCCCCAGCTTTCCCTCACTCCCCATTCGCCAGCTTTCCCTCACTCCCCATTACCCAGCTTCCCTCACTCCCCATTCCCCAGCTTTCCCTCACTCCCCATTACCCAGCTTTCCCTCACTCCCCATTACCCAGCTTCCCTCACTCCCCATTCCCCAGCTTTCCCTCACTCCCCATTACCCAGCTTCCCCTCACTCCCCATTCCCCAGCTTCCCCTCACTCCCCATTCCCCAGCTTTCCCTCACTCCCCATTCCCCAGCTTCCCCTCACTCCCCATTCCCCAGCTTCCCCTCACTCCCCATTCCCCAGCTTTCCCTCACTCCCCATTCCCCAGCTTCCCCTCACTCCCCATTCCCCAGCTTCCCCTCACTCCCCATTCCCCAGCTTCCCCTCACTCCCCATTCCCCAGCTTCCCCTCACTCCCCATTCCCCAGCTTCCCCTCACTCCCCATTCCCCAGCTTCCCCTCACTCCCCATTACCCAGCTTCCCCTCACTCCCCATTCCCCAGCTTTCCCTCACTCCCCATTCCCCAGCTTTCCCTCACTCCCCATTCCCCAGCTTCCCCTCACTCCCCATTCCCCAGCTTCCCCTCACTCCCCATTACCCAGCTTCCCCTCACTCCCCATTCCCCAGCTTTCCCTCACTCCCCATTCCCCAGCTTCCCCTCGCTCACCAGCAATAAGAGTTATGAGGATCATGTAAGCCCCAAGACATAATTTTAAGGATAAGTATTTTGTCTTTAGAATATGTTTTCATTTgatgaaattatttttaatttgtttttaagccGAGGGGCAAACTATGTCACCCAAGTCTTACTGCAGCCTGGAGCATCAGACCTAACGGGAAGCTTCAGGTACCTCTACCATTCTCAGGATCGTACCCAGGAGGGGTGGTGCAGGGGGTGTGTTTGTTCCCTTCACGGCAAAGTCCACTTCTGGTTtgcaatagacgtgctatttgtagtcaaaactataaagcataaatgaataaaaaggCATTtaagatcactctggtatgtcacaAATCTTCGTTCaagttattttctttatgttctTTTGTGGAAGgccagatttttatcagaaaacccaccccctctcccccccagaaaaattaggtccacttatTCTTTGCTTGCTTGAGGTACTTATACCATTCTTTGCTTGCTTAAGCTACTTATACCATTCTTTGCTAGCTTAAGCTACTTATACCATTCTTTGCTTGCTTAAGCTACTTATACCATTCTTTGCTAGCTTCAGGTACTTATACCATTCCTTGCTTGCTTCAGGTACTTATTCCATTCTTTGCTTGCTTAAGGTACTTATACCATTCCTTGCTTGCTTAAGCTACTTATACCATTCTTTGCTAGCTTCAGGTACTTATACCATTCTTTGCTAGCTTAAGGTACTTATACCATTCCTTGCTTGCTTAAGCTACTTATACCATTCTTTGCTAGCTTTAGGTAATTATACCATTCTTTGCTTGCTTCAGGTACTTATACCATTCTTTGAAAAAGGTACTTATACCATTCTTTGCTTGCTTGCGTTCTCACTCACTGTATTTTATGTAGCCTGATGCAAGCCAATAGCAGGATTTCCCCTAACCAGCTGTGGACAGATCCATGTACTAGTCAAGTTCTTACATTCTTCCCAAACCTGTCAGGCTTGCAGGTTTGTGTTTCTACTAGCCTACTGGCtgattttgatattttatttttgtgcagGTTGTATAAAAAGGATGTCCTACAGAAGCTGGTTGACTCTTGTGTTTCCAAGGGCTATGTGTTCCAAATGGAAATGATTGTTCGTGCTCGTCAACTTGGATTTAGCATAGGAGAGGTCAGTTTACAGGAGAAGGGCCAGTATTTCAAAAACAGTGTTTTAATAGTCTTGGTATTTAATTTACATTTATACTTTAAACATACAATATATACAAAGTACCTAATACCTAATATTAAACCACTCCCTTCCCTTTCCTCATTATTAAACATGAGGTTCCGCtaaaaaagggaaagctcctcccacccccgggctcaagaacaatcagttaccATTGTTATTGCATCAACTTGTCAGGGTAATTGCTCTGAGTGCTTAATTCAAATTTAATATTCTAAACCAAGttaaatatcattcctagacttgttTACCTAAAATGTTCCTATTTATACACCTTCCTTCCCCAGTATTAAACCACTCCAATCCCCTTCCCCAGTTTTAAACCACTCCCATCCCCTTCCTCAGCATTACACCACTCCCATCCCCTTCCCAAGTACTAAATACCTCTCATCCCCTTCCTCAGCATTACACCACTCCCATCCCCTTCCCAAGTACTAAATACCTCCCATCCCCTTCCCAAGTACTAAATACCTCCCATCCCCTTCCTCAGCATTACACCACTCCCATCCCCTTCCCAAGTACTAAATACCTCTCATCCCCTTCCTCAGCATTACACCACTCCCATACCCTTCCCAAGTACTAAACACCTCTCATCCCCTTCCTCAGCATTACACCACTCCCATCTCCTTCCCAAGTACTAAACACCTCCCATCCCCTTCCTCAGCATTACACCACTCCCATCCCCTTCCCAAGTACTAAacaccccccatccccttccTCAGCATTACACCACTCCCATCCCCTTCCCAAGTACTAAACACCTCCCATCCCCTTCCTCAGCATTACACCactcccatcccctccccaaGTACTAAACACCCCCCATCTCCTTCCTCAGCATTACACCActcccatccccttccccAGTTTTAAACCACTCCCATCCCCTTCCTCAGCATTACACCACTCCCATCCCCTTCCCAAGTACTAAacaccccccatccccttccTCAGCATTACACCACTCCCATCCCCTTCCCAAGTACTAAACACCTCCCATCCCCTTCCTCAGCATTACACCACTCCCATCCCCTTCCCAAGTACTAAACACCTCCCATCCCCTTCCTCAGCATTACACCACTCCCATCCCCTTCCCAAGTACTAAACACCTCCCATCTCCTCCCTCAGCATTACACCACTCCCATCCCCTTCCCAAGTACTAAACACCTCCCATCCCCTTCCTCAGCATTACACCACTCCCATCCCCTTCCCAAGTACTAAACACCTCCCATCCCCTTCCTCAGCATTACACCACTCCCATCCCCTTCCCAAGTACTAAACACCTCCCATCTCCTCCCTCAGCATTACACCACTCCCATCCCCTTCCCAAGTACTAAACACCTCCCATCTCCTTCCTCAGCATAACACCACTCCCATCCCCTTCCCACTGCGTTTTCCTCCCCTCAAACAATGTCCTTATTTCACTAGGCTTTGTTACCACATGTAACCAAAAGTTGTCTTATCTAGGTGCCGATCACATTTGTTGACCGTGTGTACGGAGAATCAAAGCTTGGAGGCAGCGAAATAATCCACTTTGTTAAAGGCTTGCTGTACTTGTTTGCCACCACATAAGGGCGGACTGCAGACACCTCGCTGTCTACTTGTAGCTGGACATCCATTTGGTCCCAAAATTAGAACAGGTTGTGAACAAACTAAAGCCTAGCTATACACAACAAGTTTCTATGTTGAAGTATTAGTAATTAGAAGTAATTAGAACAGGTTGTGAACAAACTAAAGCCTAGCTATACACAACAAGTTTCTATGTTGAAGTATTAGTAATTAGAAGTAATTAGAACAGGTTGTGAACAAACTAAAGCCTAGCTATACACAACAAGTTTCTATGTTGAAGTATTAGTAATTAGAAGTAATTAGAACAGGTTGTGAACAAACTAAAGCCTAGCTATACACAACAAGTTTCTATGTTGAAGTATTGAAGTTTTTTATACTTCACAGGTTCCACACTAACTTTTAGTAGGATATTTAGGTATTATTGGAATTCGGATGGGAATAGACAAAAACATGTCATTGTAAAAAGGAAAAGGTTGATAAATGgcgaaaataaaaactataGGTCAATCAAGATTTGGGGTATTGAGGGTGGGGGATCGGGGGAAAGTAAGATATGTTATTGTGGGTTGGGCTTATTATATGGTTTTTTGGTATACACGTAATCCGCActtgagaatccatgtgtcttAATGCACAATGGCCGCATCATGGTCTTCGGAATGATGTTCACAGGAACGAGTGGACGTGCTTATCTATTTTTACCCATAAAGCgttgcgggttacgacacaagGATTAtcaaccttatttaaaatagatGTATGGGGATGTATGGTCATTTCATAACATTTCTTTAATGTGAAGTGCATTGATATTTAATACAGTAGCTAATAAAGAAGTAACTTCTGTACATCCGTGTTCAATTGGTCAAGATTTGCTACTCCAAAACGACAATTTAAAAAACGAGTAAATTCCGAAAAGAGCTATAAAAATTAAAAGTAGCGAGAAAACACCTGAACCCTGCCAAGGCGCGTACCCAAGATCATGGAATGTTCGTTTTTTATTCAGTTAAACATTGTACTATACCTTTCCTTTTATCCGCTAATTGCTTAAATTCCTTACGACTGAGATTTATTTTAGAATACAATTTAGAATCACTTCTACCTTAACTAAGTTTGTCCTTGTTTTCATTTCCTTGTTCTGTAATCTATTGCGTGACTACATGGCGTTACTGTTAACTGAGATCATTGCGTGACTCATCGCGTTACTGTTAACAGAGATCATTGCGTTACTACATGGCATTACTGTTAACAGAGGTGATTGCGTGACTACATGGCGTGAGATCATTGCGTGACTACATGGCGTGACTGTTAACTGGGGTCATTGCGTGACTACATGGCGTGACTGTTAACTGGGGTCATTGCGTGACTACATGGCGTGACTCTAAACTGGGATAATTACGTGACCACAAGGCGTGCCTCGGGATGACTTCCAGATCTATTCAGTGTAACATGGTGATGTCTACTTGGTGCAAACCACACACGTTAGCTCCTTGTCTCCCTGGGGCACCGCATCAAACCTGCACAGGGTAAAGGAGAGCGCCGTTGCGATTCGCGTTGCTGCCTGGGAAGGCCTGGGCGTTTGTGTCGACGCAAATGTATTCATATTCGTGGGAgtaatgtgacgtcatcaggtaacccgccgtagcaggcctcgaattattgggggggcacgattaagaaaacaatggggggcacagccacgcccctactggtgaTTTCCTtatgatttttgaaaatattgggggggggggcacgtgcccccagtaccccaccccctgctacggccctgtactAACTTTAGCCTTACGATCATAGAGACATTAATCACTCCCTTTTCAAACATGATCTTATACTAACTTTAGTCTTACGATCGTAGAGATAAATAGCGGACCTCCATACTACGGACCTCTATATAACAGACCTCACTATAAAGGACCTCCATATGACAGACCTCTTTTAAACGAACACCATCTATTTTAGCGGACACCATCCAAAGTCCCGATTTTCTGCCACTTCAATTCAGTAAATCATACAGGACATGGGTCTCTTGCAGgacaaaaaagcaaacaacGGTAGGTAGTTTTTTCAAGTAGGGATCACAGTCTCTACCTACTGACTTCTTGCCTTGTTTACTTTGTGTGAATCGCcactgttttgttttggttgATTTTCGCCAAATGCTGTAGCGTCTCGAACGATACAAAGAATGTGTACGGAGACAGTAAGTTTTGCACTTACTGGTTCGATCCTAAGAGTTAACACCAGATATCTGGGGACAAATATTAAAATGAAACATGGATGAATAGATAGCAGCAGATAGTTAAGAATAGAATAAGCGAAACATTGATAAGAATAGGGAGAGCAACGAAACAaaatgggtggtatacaaaaGGATATGGATGGTATAAATGAAAACAAGAAAGGGTGGGCGATGTACGAAAAGAAAAGGGTGGTGTGCAAAAAGGATTGGAAGGTGGGGTTGGGTGACATACCAGAAAGGATGGGCGTGGTGTACACAAACAGATGGGGGTTATACAAAATGggatggttttttttttactaaaaaagaTGGATCGTGTGCAAAAGGGATAGGGAATAAGTAGGAACCCTTCTTGCACAGTTGATTAACATAAAGGGGCCATCGGCTTCGCGACAAGCCTatatgtaagcatgggtaaaaaccactaaAGCGCCTAGCTGtatatattagccaccgcaTGACTTCAGGCCCCGTGTCGTTCTTGTGCACAATCCATCCCTCCTTGCACCAGCCCCTCATGTATAACACACACCACTTCTTGCATATAACCCAAGCTACTCATAATGAAATTATAATCGCTATCGTTATGTGGACGCGGCGTTGTATCACGGTAGCTTAAGCCCGCTATGGATTGTCATATATTGTTCAGCGGCAATTCTACTCCTCCTAACCCTGATGTGTTGCAAAGCGGAGTTCACAAACCTGAATAAGGGGTACAAACTAAATGGTTCTCTTAGGGGCCGATTATATGACGAATTACAGTCCCCGCTGGGTGTTGCCATATGCCTGGTTGTGTGCTGGGCGTGGTCACAAGTCTTGGTGGTCACTGGGCGTGGTCGCATGTCTTGGTGGTGTGCTAGGCGTGGTCACAAGTCTTGGTGGTCACTGGGCGTGGTCGCATGTCTTGGTGGTGCCCTGGGCGTGGTCACAAGTCTTGGTGGAGCGCTAGGCGTGGTCACATGTCTTGGTGGTGCCCTGGGCGTGGTCACATGTCTTGGTGGTGCCCTGGGCGTAGTCACAAGTCTTGGTGGTGTGCTAGGCGTGGTCACATGTCTTGGTGGTGTGCTAGGCGTGGTCACAAGTCATGGTGGTGTGCTAGGCGTGGTCACAAGTCTTGGTGGTCACTGGGCGTGGTCACATGTCTTGGTGGTGCCCTGGGTGTGGTCTCATGTCTTGGTGGTGCCCTGGGTGTGGTCACACGTCTTGGTGGTGTGCTAGACGTGGTCACAAGTCTTGGTGGTCACTGGGCGTGGTCGCATGTCTTGGTGGTGCCCTGGGTGTGGTCACACGTCTTGGTGGTGTGCTGGGTGTTGTTAAATGTCTTGGGTTTTGTCACAAGTCTTAGTGGTGTGCTGGGTGTGATCACATGTCTTGGTGGTGTGTTGGGTGTGAACACATGTCTTGATGATGCGCTGGGTGTGGTCACATGTCTTGGTGGGGTGTTGGGTGTGAACACATGTCTTGGTGGTTTACTGGATGTGGTCACGTCTTGATAGTGTACTTGGGTGTTTCCAAGTGTCTTGGTGGTGTGCTGGGCGTGGTCACATGTCTTGGTGGTGTACTGGGTTTGGTCACGTCTTGGTGGTGTGCTGGGCGTGGTCACATGTCTTGGTGGTGTACTGGGCGTGGTCTCATGTCTTGGTTGTGTACTTGGGTGTTTCCAAATGTCTAGGTGGTGTGCTCACATGCCTTGGTAGTGTACTGGATCTGCCACATATCTTGGGGGTGTGCTTAGTGTTATAATAGTGGCAGTTGATGACAGCTCACACAAACAAAATCTTTCCTGACGCTTAGTTCAGTGTGTATAGAGGAAATTATTACATGCAGAATAATTAGGGGAGACGATATAACTTCACTTAAAGTTAATACAAACTAAACCAGCCAAATTTTACGGTCCATTTTATTCGAATTTCAACACACAATGTCCGAGTTCATGAGAACACTTGGTTGAGCTGCATAGTGACCCTTATAAATGTAGTTCTCTTGGGAAGTTCTTTCAGTTTTGGTGCACCCACATAAGTACAAGTGGAGCGTACTCCTCCCAAAATGTCCCTCGCCGTATCATTGACATCCCCACGGTACGGGACTTCCACTGTCTTTCCCTCGGATGATCTGCAACGCCATTGGGAGACACATGCAAGGTAAGACAAGCTAATCCAAGTATTCATTCGCTTAATTCTAGTatggtataaaaaaaaaactaaaaaatattgttgttGATAATCTTACTGATAACCTAATTCCAATTAATTGAAAACGATACTTTTCTTGACTGTTATGGTATTTACAATACGCTTGAAGGCTTCTAAAGCCAATAACACATCATGCCGCCATCACAGATTTCAAAGCATATTATGCGATATCAATCGATAAATTCTAGTAACAGTTAACACAGGAGAGGATCAAATTAGTACAAGGAAAGTATATATGACGAGAAGGGAAGTAGATTAAAAAGTTAAAGCACGTGGGCAAAATGTAGACAAATACCAAAAGTAAAAGACAAAAGGGCAATTTGTTTGCACACGGTTTCGAAACATCAAAATGTTACcttctttaaataaaattgattgtatttattgtcttgtattgttatatttattgtagctagggtagtgtaagagccttatgattgtattgttatatttgttgtagctagggtagtgtaagagccttatgattgtattgttatatttattgtagctagggtagtgtaagggccttatgattgtattgttatatttattgtagctagggtagtgtaagagcctcatgattgtattgttatatttattgtagctagggtagtgtaagagccttatgattgtatagttatatttattgtagctagggtagtgtaagagcctgattgtattgttatatatattgtagctagggtagtgtaagagcctgattgtattgttatatttgttgtagctagggtagtgtaagagccttaagATTGTATTgtcatatttattgtagctagggtagtgtaagagcctgattgtattgttatatttattgtagctagggtagtgtaagagccttatgattgtattgttatatttattgtagctagggtaatgtaagagccttatgattgtgttgttatatttattgtagctagggtagtgta is part of the Nematostella vectensis chromosome 13, jaNemVect1.1, whole genome shotgun sequence genome and encodes:
- the LOC5510840 gene encoding dolichol-phosphate mannosyltransferase subunit 1 → MADKYSVLLPTYNERENLPLIVWLIVRAFTSSGHDYEIIIIDDGSPDGTQEAAKQLEDIYGKDKIVLRPRPCKLGLGTAYIHGMKHATGNFIIIMDADLSHHPKFIPEFIKKQKEGNYDLVSGTRYRGNGGVFGWDLKRKLISRGANYVTQVLLQPGASDLTGSFRLYKKDVLQKLVDSCVSKGYVFQMEMIVRARQLGFSIGEVPITFVDRVYGESKLGGSEIIHFVKGLLYLFATT